TAAGATTGGAAATTAAACTAGCACTGACGAATTGCAGGTCTCCTTTCTGTAGCTTTACGTATTCTCTCCAGGATAAAAACCATACTCCTATTCTTTCAACGTGTGAGATAAGATGATGAATCAAAcgaaaatattttccatttcaccaGCAGCCTTTATTTCCATGTAGCTTCTTCACCAGGCTTCAACTCTCTgtgtggaaagaagaaaacagaggaaagagacTAAAATTAGAGTAATTTTTGTGGAGTAATTACTAATAAATGTTATTAATTATTCCACAATACCTTAATTTTGAGAGTGATATATAAATTTAACTTTCTTTGCAATCATTGTCAGTTAAAGATCTTTCGATACTGAtaagctttctcttttctttcaaagcttcAACAGATTGAGCCCTCTTAACTCCTGTTCATTTACATGGAAGCACAAAACAGCTGACCTCTAAGAAATTAACAGACTTTTTACATAATGGgatccaaaaggaaaaattctacTTCTTTTAAGTACAAAACTTCATTACTTTACTGGGAAGAGAACTAGGTGTGAATGCAGAGGGGATTTTTGCAATGTGCTGAAATACCAGCCCAACTTGGCCAGcaactgcaggaagaaaagggcTGATGTAAGTGGGGTGCATTATATCATAAGCTTACTTTCTTACTCAGAGTTAATTTAGGTGAGaccagagtaaaaaaaaaaaatacccacctGCAAACTGATAATATTCCTACTATTAGTCCATGCTAtgcagcatgattttttttcctgttgtttcgTTAACCCTATGGTCTAATATAGAATTAGAACTGACAGGGGTGAGGCAATGCATTAAGTTATCTACATTCTCCCCGAGAAGCCAGCCAGTGATCAGTGTACATAATCACGTCCTTCAGTGAAGATACAGCagttgcaaatgaaaatgttaatttttgaaaacttgtttttaaatgacaCAAATTTATAAAAGTATTTAGTTAAAAAGTACTGTgatcattttaaatttaagacaGCAGTTTGTTCTAATCAACGGAAAAGCTGACAATTAAAATTCAAGCACTGTGTTTTCCACTGAAGTTTGAGACACATACAAAATAATCGTTTCCACACTTCATGACTAAGAACTTGACAGCAGTTAATGATCCTTTCCTTCATGACTAAGATGGCTCCTAAAGCCCAAATTTTCAGAGGGCATTCGTGACCTAAATCCCTTCATGAATGCTTGCTGAAATTTTTagggttttcttccctttaataTTTTGACAgcatcactgatttttttttcatacttaaGACTCtcagaaagaacagagaagcactttgcaaaataacaaaatacctATATGTTTAAGAGGCATCATAAAACAGACCTTCTATATAATAAGCTCTTGTTCCTGAAGGCAGACAGTTTTTCATCATTCCTTCTGTCCAAATAGCATCCAATCACAAATCCTAACGGAACAAGTATGTGAACCCAGTGATCACGCACAGCTTGGGCGAAATTCACCATGACtgctagaaagaaaagcataacaGATCACAGTTAGTGAGAAATCTGTACATGAAAACTGTTGCATTCCTGGCACCTTTAATCTCACTTACTAGGATCCCACAACAGCATAATAAACATGAGGGCCATTAAACACTTCCTGCGAGACACATGCTGTTCTCAAATCCATGCACAGGTTCCTTAGAAATAATCCTAACTAACTCTTGGCCCTGGGAAATAGGATTTTATCCTAAAAAtgggagagaaacagaacatCTCTTTTAAGATATCCCTGGTGAAGTAGTTCCATTTAAACGTCCTAGAGTAATTTGCCCATTAATGAAACAGAAGTTTGCTGTTCCGTAAAACATGACAAATGCACTTAGAACCTAAACTCCTGTAGATGGACGCTTTATCATCTGTAACGACTGAAAGACAAGCTGTACATTCTGTGGGAAGCTGACAGATAAGGAAGAAAGGACACTTCTAAAATCCAGCgagccttttccaacctaaccaAAGCCTTCCAGATTAGCGTCTTGCTGGAAGTCATAAAGCCACACCAAGGAAGTCGTACAGCTGCGAGCTCAAATCTATGTGCTAATCACAGCGGACAGACACGAACGGCGCCGCTCCTCCCAcagccgccgcggcccggcggcaCAGCCGGCGCCCGAGGCGCGGAGGCAGGCGCTGCCCgctcccggcgctgcccgctccAGGCCGCTCCCTCAGTCGGCCGCGATGGCGGCTCGGGCCGGCGCGCACGGTTCTGACCCACGAGCgggccctgccagcctctcGGCTCCGCCGGGCGCGGAGAAAGGCTGCCCGCACCCCGCCTGGGAACCCAGCCGCCCCGCAcgcccctgcccgcagcggcAAGAGCGCCATAAAGCCCCGGGGCTCAGGGGcgctcccgcccggcgcccccggccccgcgtcCCGGCCGAAGGGACGGGGGACGGGGCGCGGCGCTCCCGGGGACGGCTGAGGGcggcagcaggcagccagccccCCCCTCCCGGCTGCTCCCGCCCCCCCGGCCGTTACCGTCCTCGCTGCCGGCGGGCCCCGCGCAGCGGCCGCACCAAGGGCAACGGGCGGCGCGAGCAGGCCGGGAGAGTCGACCGGCGGCGCGGCGAGAGGGGGAGGAGGGCCCTCCCCCCCCGGCGGCCTGGCGGTGGTGCCGCCCGTTACCCTTccacctcccctcctccttctccccgcccccccaagATGGCGGAGGGCGCCGCagcgggcggaggcggcgggcgtGCGCCCCGCTGAGCGTGAGGGAGGCCCGCGAGGCAGgtagcggcggcggcggctcgggggcagcgccggggccggccccggccctcgCTGCTGGGcgcccctctccttccttcccctcccctcccctcccctccccgcgggGAGCCGGGTCGGCCCGCCGGTGAGGCGTGCAGCGCTCGCTTGTCCTCGGCGAGCTCgcccttctcttcctcctcttgctccttctcctcttcctctcggGACtggagggggcacagggctCGACCCCTcaaggccgggccgggccgggccgggccggcgagGCTCACCCCATCAGGGCCGGGCCGCTGTCTCGGCGGtgggcccgggcggcggggcccggcggggcgctGGAGCCGCCGTGCGAAGCCCCCGGCCCGCCCTGTGCTGGGCCCCCCCGTGCAGGCGCTGGGCCTGAGGGGCCGCCGCCCTGGATACGCCATGTCCGGGTGCCCCATTCCGGCCCCCGCGGCAGGGCTGCTGTTAACTGCGCTGCTCGTAgccatccttttctttttattgtaaaaaacCTCCTCTTTCTAGTAACAAAAGATCCACAACGATCAAAAGTTGATATCTGAGGCTTAATTGATAGCTGGTGTATTGAACAGTATTCACAACTGTTATCCTGTGTATTCTGAGAAACTTATGAAGTTAGATCTAAATTAACAGACTTTTCCTTTGGATTAGtcaatgaaacattttcttcccccATTCAGATCAGTTCTTTTGGAGATTAAACACTTGCAGAGGAAAATGACATCGATTATCAAGTTGACTACACTTtcaggggtgcaggaggaaTCTGCCCTTTGCTATCTGTTGCAAGTAGATGAATTTCGTTTTCTTTTGGACTGTGGATGGGATGAAAACTTTTCTATGGATATTATTGATTCTCTGAGGAAGTAAGTAGTTAAGTTCATACACTTTCTTGGTTTTTAATAGGTcttgtgcttttctgaaaattttcaaaataccaTGCGATGGTATTTGTATGGTGATGTTaaatccaaatttttttttttaaagtatgttttatATGAAGAGAATTATGCTGCTGAAACATTTCCAGTAAAAacttggtggggttttttgtgagTCTAATGAGTTACATCTGTTAACTGTACCTTCTCAGACTGTTCTGTGTTTTGGCTtggatgttttggttttttcataAACATGACACAGAGCAGAGTTTATGGGAGACTGACCTTGGCTCTAAACTAATTTAGAATGGTTAACagagttttaaatgaaagaatcCTTAGTATTTGTGGGCTGAATGCAAAGTAGTTCAACTCTTGCCTCTTGTTTCAAGTTGAATAGACTGTCAGTCAGGAAAACAGCTTCTGTTAGTTATCCCAGCCCTGCAAAGCAATAAACCTGTCTAGACTTTTAATACTGAACTTCTGCAGGTTTACAGCAAGGAGCTTTGCTGATGCAAGCATTGATTACAAGGTTAGAACTGAAACATGGAAATTCCTGAAAGAGACTAAGCTTTGTGATGCTATTTTTATAGATTCACTTTTCTAGCAGTGACACACTTGTAGTGTTTGAAGTCTTTTAACTGGGGATTATTATGTACTAAGGataatttataaaatttttTGAGTGTCTTATCTGAGAAGCAATTAGATAAAACCCCCTTTTTAATACGAGCCATCAAGAAGAATGTGTGTGCCTCGGCTACTGTGTGAAGGAACAAAAAGCTTTCAGCCCAACTTGTGTTTTCACTTGTTGCATATCTTTTATGCCCTCAAGTTTTTCAATTATGATAGGTAGTAAGTTTTCAGTCTGAGTTCTTATTTTATGCCACactttgcatgaaaaaaatcttccgtttttaaaaagagtaaaatgcCCAAAATTTATGTGCTACTTTTCTTAAATGATATATTTATTtgacctttttttaaagaaatgtactTTGATTCGATCCCTATCAGTTTAAGGATTGTTGTGTCTTTGGTGCTGTTTTTGGTCTTTCTCATCAGAAGAAAAGTTGTAGTCTGGTTTAGGTTTTTAGATGTGTAAACAATTTGTAGTGTGTCTGCACTGGTAATATTTTTGGCCCCTCAGTTAATGTACTTTCTGGTGTCCAAGTATATATTAAGGTGTTTCTAATCAAGAATTTGATGTGAAACATATGTCTTCCAGACcttgaaattatgttttcagaAGTCACTTGCATTTTTAAGTACTTGAATGTGAGGAAATATCTGTaacttttaattattattttaaaaactttgttcTAAACCTGGAAGGATTTAAATTTTCCTGTTTGGCATTCAGACTGCATATGTATTCTCAAAATAGGCATAACAGGGAGTGTATAAGA
The Pelecanus crispus isolate bPelCri1 chromosome 6, bPelCri1.pri, whole genome shotgun sequence DNA segment above includes these coding regions:
- the NDUFB1 gene encoding NADH dehydrogenase [ubiquinone] 1 beta subcomplex subunit 1 isoform X2, coding for MVNFAQAVRDHWVHILVPLGFVIGCYLDRRNDEKLSAFRNKSLLYRRELKPGEEATWK
- the NDUFB1 gene encoding NADH dehydrogenase [ubiquinone] 1 beta subcomplex subunit 1 isoform X1; translation: MALMFIMLLWDPTVMVNFAQAVRDHWVHILVPLGFVIGCYLDRRNDEKLSAFRNKSLLYRRELKPGEEATWK